Below is a genomic region from Enoplosus armatus isolate fEnoArm2 chromosome 10, fEnoArm2.hap1, whole genome shotgun sequence.
AACGTGATATAATTATAAATTAAAGAATAATGCATTGCTGGACCACCTACATCATTGTTCTATTCATTACaggttaatgttttatttatatagtcaCATTTATATAGTTACAAATCACCAATTTGCATTACAAATTTGCCTCATGGTGCTTTACAAACTTTACAACATACCTTCTATTCTTAGAAAGAGTTTCAAAAATGTAACAGTTGAAAAGTaatcaagtacatttactaaagtactcTACATCtggtacttgtattttacttgagcattttcattttgagcaactttatacttctactagTGCATTttagggaaatattgtacttttttactaATATCTATTTAAAATGTGGTTGAAGTTACTACATACTTTCCatattaagattttatataaaaaaatacatgatgAGTTCATAAAACTTTAATAATGCAGTTAAATTTAGCTCCATCTGGACCAACTGCAGGGCTACTACTTTCACTTTTGCTACTCAAGAACATTTGGTTGCTAATACTAATAGAAATTTTAATTCAAGGCTTCTACTTGCACTACTACATTGTTGTCTTGATACTTTTAAAGATCTGTACTGATACCACCCCTACTGTAAATGGACAGTGTTTTggaatgagtacttttactacatttaagTACTAATACATCTAAACTTTGAATGCCAAGCTGATAAGAAATGATACATTATATTAGGCTATATAATATTTCCCACACTATTTACAGTAAGAACACTTGCATTatagtaatatttaatatgatTCACTTTGTATTTAATTGTAGTCATTTATTGATATTGGACATGACATTCATACAGTGTGACAATCAGAACTGTCTTATtacagaaatattcaaaactGCACTGTACAATCACAGTAAGCTATCTACCCATGGTACTGAACCATGAATCGACAAGATGTGATTTGCAACACCCACTAAACCAAATACATTTAAGTGTATGTGGCATGAGGATGCTGTTATGCTCTgtgaagcatgtgtgtgtgggtggatgggtgggtggatgggtgggtgtGGATGAGTTATGTGAATACATGTGGAGTTTTTTAGGGTGAGTAAATGGAAATGGAATCTAAACGTCCTTCTTCCCCCCAGAAAATGTTAACTTTTGTGGAGAAAATGTGGAGtagaacagaaaacaacaacttactctcactctcacttgtGAATATACATAAACTtcaaaatctttattttattttattcaaatgggcatgtctgtctgtcagcagatcttttcttggaaaataaaagataaaagaaacagCCAGTGGGTGAATGAAGGTGCAATCGGAGAAAAGGGTGTCCAACATGTTGTGACATGTCACAATTAGAGACATAGCAAGTGTGTCATCATTGCATTCCGGAGTCTTTAGTCATCTGACGCTCACCTTTACCCTGTATTCTCTTCATATGATACCATCAACCAcattggaaaagaaaacatcctgcatgtgtgtcctcATTATCACAGGGTGTAATATTGTTGAAATATGAGACTCAGTAGTGAAATGGGCCAATGAGCAACAGGTAAAGGCTTTGTTAAATGTCATGCTCCTGgcagtttcagtttttgttcacTGTCTCTATTCCCATTCATAAGTTATGAAGAGGCCGAAGCCCACAGTTCAATGTCTCAATTTCTATATAGATGAGGATCATTCATCTGCactattttttccttttcctccaaAAAAGAGACCTCTTTTAGTGGACTAGAAACTGCCTTTGCAATTAATTTTTAGTGAATTCAGAGTGGAATTGACAATCCTTATTCCTAAGAGAAGAATTAGCAGTAATGTGAGACATTGGTGCAACAGTCAGCAGCTAGGAGAAATCAGCTCTTGCCGGGAACTGTGTCCTTTGGGACTGCAAGGTCAGCAGCTGTTGTGTCAGACTAGGCTTACCGACTCTACAGCAAGCGTTTTTTGAATCTTTACTAGGTACTATATTGTGCATGCAAGTAAAAAACAGTCGTTGAAACGGATGGTGAAATAATCGAGCAGCTTTGTGGCCGTCGACTGACTCATCTCCACAGGCATGCGTGCACATTGATGTGGTTTGCAAAGTGAGAGTGACTGCCAAAAACCTCAGCACAATTAGGCACATGCACCCAGCCTTGCCCACACTTTATATTCTATTTCATAAGGCATCCTGTAGTTTATATGCAACCTTGAAATTAATCCATATTTAAGAAGAGTATTAGAATAGCATTTTTCATCTTCCAGCTGTTTTTCGTCACAGACCTGACAGCTATatgatgaaatgtcagaaatgttggAATTTTGAGTTTTGAAGTCCATAATTTCACAGTTATTAGTAAGGTAGTGTACTTTTAACTGAAGTTCAAATTACATCAATTACTGAATACAAGTTTCATCATTTCaagatatttattattttcattattatttaagttCTGAAATggatctgaaaatgaaaactactaATTATAAGTTGACTTAACTTAACATTAATTCAACCTATTAATTTACATAAGATAATGATAACAGATTGTGATTTCATTATAGGCCTGtatgatgttttacagtgtaaattTAAAGTCAGTAATTTCACTTTGACATAAGGTTTTGCTAAGTAGTATACTTATAAATACagtcaaaatgacatttatcaCTAAATACGAATGTTTTAAACTCTAAACGAGCATTGGTAATGGAAAAACTGTGCATTTATTTGCAGCGATAATGAGAAAACTAATCTGcctttattttgtaatttcatTAATTCAATTTTGAACTCTGATGAATTCCACGTAGGTTTTTAAAACCAGTATTTTAGTTTGTTGAAATTGTAATGACCACATCCAATAGTAtagcaaatattaaaataacagTAAAGTACAGTTTAAATAACcatttttttattagtttatatAAGTAGATTTTTACTCTTCAAATGTAACCTTCgctttaataaaatattatgtaAGTGGCAGTCCTTCCACTGGAGTAGGACACTGTGGTAGTATTTCATCGTCTACATCAGaaatcacagagcagagagactcCGCTGATCAGACCGTGAGGTGGAgcgtctgtttctgtctgaggGATCCCGGGCTCTACTCTCAGGAGGAAATTCTCACCATATATGGTCAATGACGTCGCGACACGTGGTTCAATTCGTGAGAGATTCCAGACAACACTATTTCCCGTAACTACGGAGGGGCGTGGCGGACCTATGGTGCCGCTTTAAGAGTTTACAACCGCACAATCATTCCCAGACTTTGGCTTCTAGGTGTATGACTAAGGACGAGAGGATGAACTGAAAGTCGTTTTCGGAGGTTTTTGGGCGATTTGAAAAAAAGCGAGGCGATATTTTCTTCCTTATCCCCCCTTGAAGACGGACCTATTTGGACTCTACCGATTTACCGCAATAAGGTGGGCTTACCCAGAGTTTGAATTGACACACGAGACTGAACCTGAAACTTATTTAGTGAGGCCTGAAGGACTTTAAGCTCCATCTGGgttcaattttcttttcatttaaacagaaaGGATGTATCGCAACTTTGGGAGTCACGGAAGAGGCAACCCGGCGTACACAGGCAGCGTCTCAGGGTCAAACTCTGTATCCCTGGGAAGCACCAGCACTTCAACTACGCAACAGGAGCAGGTAGGTGTACTTTCATTAAACTAGGCTACAGGTTATCCCAGGCAGTTAGGGCAGTTAGGGGTCAAACAGAATGTAAACTAGaatgtgaaagtaaaataagaataataaaacagttttgtAAACTcaatatttattaatgtaatgtagtaatgatagtcttcatcatctgttatattttactttaattactTCACATTTATGCCCATGTGTTTTGTTACTGATCACATGTTGGATCTAGGATCAGGTCTGTGACAGTACTTTTCGCTCATCCACTAACTTTatccacattttctttttgatttattttccccaGAAGTTTACAATGGCTGGCAACAGTCAGTTTGTACCAAGCCTCAATGCCATCACAACCAACCAGGACCTCCAGTGGTTGGTCCAGCCCTCCCTCATGCATCCACCGGGCCCTTCACGTTCTCCAGTGCCTCCTTACCCAACCCTCTCAGGGGCACGGCCGCTGGGTCCACCACCTTCCCACCCCCATCTTCTCAGACCAGGGGTCATAAGAGCAGCCGCAAACACTACAGCCCCGACACGCCGCAAGAACGATGAACATGTAAGTGGTCCTTAAATTATGAAGATATATAGTGCCAAAGAAAGAGACACTGATGATTGTGGATTTGTTGCATTTATGCTGTTTGAAAAGTGAGAGACTAAGACAAAGTAAAAGGAGCTCTCTTGGGATTCATATTTTCCCTAGAGGGAATGCAGATAGTGAGGTGTGGACAATAGCTCAATCATTTCTGTGTAACTAGTGTGTAATATCCTGTAATACTCTCTGACACAACTGTGTCATTTCCTTTAGACTTACACATCAGATGAATACATTTGGAAATAGGATAAGATTAGACTATTGGGAGCTGttatttaatactttttaaaaatacgTTTTCAATCATTaggtcatttaaaaaaggaaagaatacCCtccagtgacaaacacacactgtttatgtTCTTTGATGGTGTTTACTTTGAGTCGATGTTGACTCAGGGAAAAGATCACCTGTGACACACTGTTTGCAAAGATCTGCTTTTTGTTGTAAGAGCAATGTTACATGTCAAAACAAGATAGCACAAATGTTCAAGTGACCCAATCCAACTCAACTTTAACCTTCAGATCCATCACCATGTTCGTCACCACCGCTGtgtaatttttttgtttcatcaggCACATGTTGGCACATATCCCCGTCACAGTTTTGTTCTTGGAGTTCATGGTACAGGAAGTGGACTGTCATGTGACTCACAGGGGCAAGTCATTTTCTGTGACTCACACCTGAGTCACAGCTGTGCTCTGTGCATGACTCATCACCCTGAAAGGGCGGGAAATATTGGAGCAACGGCAATTATTCAGTAGGGCGCTGGATGAAGTCAGAGTCAGGATGTTACAACGGCACAAAAGCTCAGACATTTCAAGATCATTCAGCCGCCATGACTGTGATGACTCAGTGCACACACATGGTGGTAGTATTTCTCATGTGTCTCATGTTGTCTCTGCTGCACTCCCAACACTATACGTTTGATATACATTTTTTGCCTTAAACAAGAAGGTTTCACAATCCAACTTCACACATTAAATGTGGTTTAGAGTTTGACTTCACTGTGTCAGGTTAAtctatttcatgtattttaatcttttcccttctctttctcattaAAGTTATCccaggaagagatggagagacgtAGAATAAGAAGGGAGCGGAATAAACTGGCTGCAGCAAAATGTCGAAATCGCCGCCGGGAGCTGACAGACACGCTGCAAAATGTGAGTGAGCATTGTAAAAATGTCATAACGCTAATGCTCGATATACAAGGTATTGGTCTCAATCAGGCATGAGAGAATTAACTTATACATCTGTCTTATCCTGGTGTAGGAGACTGACCAGCTGGAAGATGAAAAGTCCAGTTTACAGAAGGAAATAGAGCAATTACAAAAGGAGAAAGATAAGCTTGAGCTGGTCCTGGAGGCTCACCGTCCCATTTGTAAGATTGAGGACTCTGATTCGGATTCTGATCCAAATCCATCAAGTTCTTCTTTAGGAGGCATCAAAATGGAGCCAGAACACTCCAGAAGACCTGGACCCTCAACCAAGCTGCCAGAAAAGATGGAGAGGCCCAAACCGAAGATAACTATCCCCACCAAGCGTGTGACACCGGCTGCCTCTGCTGTTGCCACTGAATCAGAGTCGCTACACACCCCGGTTCTCACATCCACTCCCTCTCTTACGCCCTTCACAGCTGGGATTGTTTTCACCTATCCCTCTGCCCCGCTAGACACCAGCGCCTCGATCACACCCCATGCTTCATCACATCATGGAAACGTCCCACATTGTCAAGCCCCACAGCCCTGTGGGATCAGTCAtcgccgcagcagcagcagtggtgacCAATCAGATCACTCCCTGCACTCCCCGACCATCCTCACTCTCTGATTGGCGGCCATGTCAACCTGGCAAAACACTAATGTTCATTTCATAGCAGTCATAATGTGAGTGAAGAAAGGGTTCTCTGggaaacatgacagaaatgatgatgatgtgagaACCATTTCAAAATGAGCTACATGCATCTGCTTCATTTCAGCTGTTTAGAAAGTTGATTCTGCAAATTAGTGGCATTATCAGGATATGAATGTTACACTCTTTTTAGTTTTGATATAAAGTCTTTATATTTCTAATGTTAAAAGCTATCAGGTAGAATGATTGCATTGCATGCTCAATATATTCTCTAAAGAATTATACAAGCTTTCTAGAAATAACTGTGATAACtcctaataatataatataatgaattaattaacagTGAGAATTCAGTATAATGTTGCACTTAATGACTTGTTACATTATTACTTCATGTAATGTAACACTTTATAAACGTCCTCACCAAAGGAAATAGAGTATCTATAAGTAAATGGTCCTTATTTTTGTATggatcttttaaaaaaactaatatTGTCTATGCAAATGATTGACCACTAAGG
It encodes:
- the fosl1a gene encoding fos-related antigen 1a yields the protein MYRNFGSHGRGNPAYTGSVSGSNSVSLGSTSTSTTQQEQKFTMAGNSQFVPSLNAITTNQDLQWLVQPSLMHPPGPSRSPVPPYPTLSGARPLGPPPSHPHLLRPGVIRAAANTTAPTRRKNDEHLSQEEMERRRIRRERNKLAAAKCRNRRRELTDTLQNETDQLEDEKSSLQKEIEQLQKEKDKLELVLEAHRPICKIEDSDSDSDPNPSSSSLGGIKMEPEHSRRPGPSTKLPEKMERPKPKITIPTKRVTPAASAVATESESLHTPVLTSTPSLTPFTAGIVFTYPSAPLDTSASITPHASSHHGNVPHCQAPQPCGISHRRSSSSGDQSDHSLHSPTILTL